The candidate division KSB1 bacterium DNA segment GGCAGAGGGCGATTATTTGAATTGCGTCCCATGTTTGCGGCCAATGAGACCTGGGATACGGATACGGTCAATGTGTCCAGCAGCATCACCGTGCCGTCGGGAAAGACGTTGACAATTGCTCCCAATAGCACAGTGAAATTTTATACTGGTCAATATCTTCTTGTGCAAGGCAAGTTGGTTGCCAATGGGACGGCCAGCCAGCACATTAAATTTACCGCAGCGGCAGCAGCCAATCCTACCCGTGGAAGCTTCGATAATCCCCCTATCTCCTGTTAAGACACCAGAATTTCTCCATTCAAAATTTGCCTCGGGTCATCATAAATTTTATCCAGATTCAAATGAATTAAAAGGATGTTTTGCTCTTAGGAACAGCTTGAATGCAAGCTCCGGTCAAGCCGATGGTAGAATTTCGCTCTCGGCTTCCTGATGAGATTCATCTGTCCTTTGAGATTCAGGTGCTGCGAGCTGCACAATCTGTATGGTGTTTGGAGAGATCAATCTGCTGCCTATCGAATGGAGAATTGGAATGATCGCGATGAAAATGGCAGCGCAGTGGCTTCGGACGTGTATTTTTATGCCATCAGCGCCGGGGAGTTTCGGCAGGTGAGGAAGATGGTGTTAGTTCGGTAAATGTTTTGAAGCCAGCGTTCCTAAACCTGGGAGGTTTAGGAACGCTTAATTAGAAATAATTTTTCCTTGACAATCACCAAAAAATTGTTATATTAGTGTCAAATAAATTTGGCTCCCCTTTAAACCGATCCAGAGAGAAGGGAAAGGGGCGTTTTGATAGAAGTGCCTTCATGCGCCCTGAGAAGGCTTTTTTTATGTCTAAAAACGGAAACGGCATGGAACGAAAGGTCAAAGCGAAAATCATCGATGAAATCGGGTTAAAACGGACTATCACGCGATTGGCGCATGAGATTTTGGAGCGGAATCGGGGGGCTGAGAATTTGGTCATTGTTGGCATTCGGACCCGAGGGGTATATCTGGCACAACGGATCATCAATGAAATTGCGAAAATCGAGGGACGGCAACTGCCGTTGGGGGTCTTGGATATTACCATGTATCGCGATGATTTTCGCCAACGGCTGAGACACCCTGTGGTGCAGCAGACCGATATTCCGTTCGATATTTATGACAAAAATGTGGTGCTGGTCGATGATGTCCTTTATACAGGTCGAACCACCCGGGCGGCGCTGGAGGCACTGATGTCTTTCGGCCGACCAGCGAGGATCCAATTGGCAGTGCTGGTCGATCGCGGTCATCGTGAGCTGCCGATCAAGCCGGATTACGTCGGGAAAAACATCCCCACCTCGATCGGCGAAGAGGTACAAGTGAAAATGCGAGAAATCGACGATGAGGATTGTGTCTTGCTGGTAGAGAGCCCAGCGGGTACGAATGAGCTGAACAAAATATGAGGTAAAAGAGCAACGACGTGGTTTTCAAACGAAAACATCTGTTAGGGCTGGAAGACGTTTCGGCAGAGGAGATCAAATTGATCCTGGATACCGCAACGTCTTTCAAGGAAGTTTTGGAGCGCCCTATCCCCAAAGTGCCAACCCTAAGGGGCAAGACGATTGTGAATTTATTTTATGAGCCATCCACCCGCACCCGCATTTCATTTGAGCTTGCCGAAAAAAGATTATCCGCCGATACCATCAATTTTTCCACCAGCACCTCATCCGTAAAAAAAGGCGAGAGCTTGCGCGATACAGCCCAAAATATTGAAGCGATGAAGGTAGATATGGTCGTAATTCGCCACTCGGCAGCCGGCGCGCCCCATTTTCTGACCCATTGGATCAAGGGCTCGGTGATCAATGCTGGCGATGGGATGCACGAGCATCCTACTCAGGCATTGCTGGACATGATGACCCTGCGGGAAATTTATGGCGAGCTGAAAGGATTGCGCGTCGCAATTGTGGGGGATATTCTGCATTCGCGCGTTGCTCGCTCCAATATTTTTGGTCTAACAACCATGGGCGCCGAAGTGGTTATTTGCGGCCCAGCTCCATTGATCCCTATCGAAGCCGAACGATGGCCGGTAAAAATCCTTTACAGTGTGGATCATGCCATCAGTTGGGCCGATGTGATTATGGTGCTGCGCATCCAATTGGAGCGTCAAACAGCGAACTTCTTCCCTTCACTTCGGGAGTATCACAACTATTTCGGCATCACGCGGGAGCGGCTGGTAAAAGCGAACAAGAAGGTCACTCTCATGCACCCGGGGCCAATCAATCGTGGAGTGGAACTCGACAGCGATCTGGCTGATGATCCAGAATTCTCAGTGATTCTCAATCAGGTGACCAAC contains these protein-coding regions:
- a CDS encoding aspartate carbamoyltransferase catalytic subunit, coding for MVFKRKHLLGLEDVSAEEIKLILDTATSFKEVLERPIPKVPTLRGKTIVNLFYEPSTRTRISFELAEKRLSADTINFSTSTSSVKKGESLRDTAQNIEAMKVDMVVIRHSAAGAPHFLTHWIKGSVINAGDGMHEHPTQALLDMMTLREIYGELKGLRVAIVGDILHSRVARSNIFGLTTMGAEVVICGPAPLIPIEAERWPVKILYSVDHAISWADVIMVLRIQLERQTANFFPSLREYHNYFGITRERLVKANKKVTLMHPGPINRGVELDSDLADDPEFSVILNQVTNGVAVRMAILYLLSGEMGK
- the pyrR gene encoding bifunctional pyr operon transcriptional regulator/uracil phosphoribosyltransferase PyrR, whose product is MERKVKAKIIDEIGLKRTITRLAHEILERNRGAENLVIVGIRTRGVYLAQRIINEIAKIEGRQLPLGVLDITMYRDDFRQRLRHPVVQQTDIPFDIYDKNVVLVDDVLYTGRTTRAALEALMSFGRPARIQLAVLVDRGHRELPIKPDYVGKNIPTSIGEEVQVKMREIDDEDCVLLVESPAGTNELNKI